Part of the Halanaerobiales bacterium genome, ATTTTCTCCAATTCTTCTGGTGAATAAAGTTTCGAATTATTTACTGCATTCTTAATTTCTTCACTCAAATCTACAACTTCTCCCTTAAAATTCACATAAGCTCCATAATCAATTATAGTTAAGGTGTTTTCAGCTAGTTTGGCTCTTTGATATGAATTCACTGCTTACACCTCCTTCTTCTGATTAATCATCTAAACTTAATGAAATTACTGAAACTGACAAATTGATAATTTTAACTCCAGTGAAACTTTCTATCTTTTCTTTTAAAGATTCTTTCATCTCAGTTATATAATCAGGAATAATAATTCCATATTTTAATGTTAACTCCAGATTAACATCTAAACCAAACTTCTTTTTTTCCACATCTATGTTGTTAATTTTAGTTATTTTAGAAAAATTATTTTTTATATAATATTCTATAGTATTTATTATAACTTTATCATAAATTATTAATTCCCCATCAAAAGAAAATTTAGGGCGGACTATAGAACTTTCCTTTTTTTCTTCATTAGAAAACCTGCTACTAAACATTTCTAAAACATCTATTATATGACCTGGAAATAAAGATTGGACTTCAATTTCGGGAACAGGTATAACATGTTTCCCTTCTTTGTTTCTAATATTTTTAGCAGTATTAATTTCCTGTTCACTGGCAATATTTTCAATATTTATTATTTCATCTATATTTTTTAAATCTAACCTTTTTACTATAAATTCAACCATCCCAATAGAAGTTCCTAAAATTAAAATTTCATCTTCTCCACTATATTTAATTCCTTTTTTAGTTTCTTCAACTAACTTATCTTCATAAAAAAGAGCAGTTTTTATTGCTCCCACCTTGGTTTTTTCTTTTTTAGCAGTTTTTCCAGCAAGAATTCTACCATTCCAGATAAGTAAACCATCATCTATAATAAGTGAAATATCATATTCATGAGACAATACTCTTGCTCTATGACTTTTTCCTGTTCCACTTGGTCCAACAAGTGCATATACTTTCATCTAATTAACCTCCAGTAAATCGATTATCATACTAAATCTCCTAGTAATTTGGGTTCTGCGAATAATCCAGTTGTACCACCAGTATGCCAGAACAAAACATTTTCTCCTTTATCTATTTTACCCTTTTTGAGATAGTCTATTAAAGCTGCTGCAGCTTTCCCGGTATAGACTGGATCAAAAAATATACCTTCATTTTCTGCAAATTCTTTTATTGCCTGATTGGCTTTTTGGGTTGGAATTTCATAACCTTCACCAACATAATTATTATCTACATTAATATCTTCTCCTTTTAACCGACTATCAATA contains:
- a CDS encoding Asp23/Gls24 family envelope stress response protein; amino-acid sequence: MKVYALVGPSGTGKSHRARVLSHEYDISLIIDDGLLIWNGRILAGKTAKKEKTKVGAIKTALFYEDKLVEETKKGIKYSGEDEILILGTSIGMVEFIVKRLDLKNIDEIINIENIASEQEINTAKNIRNKEGKHVIPVPEIEVQSLFPGHIIDVLEMFSSRFSNEEKKESSIVRPKFSFDGELIIYDKVIINTIEYYIKNNFSKITKINNIDVEKKKFGLDVNLELTLKYGIIIPDYITEMKESLKEKIESFTGVKIINLSVSVISLSLDD